In Bacillus sp. NP247, one DNA window encodes the following:
- the etfB gene encoding electron transfer flavoprotein subunit beta: protein MNIYVLMKRTFDTEEKIVIKNGAIYDGEAEFIINPYDEYAIEEAIQVRDAQGGEVTVVTVGGEDIEKELRTALAMGCDKAVLINIEDDVENGDQFTTAKVLAEYLKDKEVDLILGGNVAIDGASGQVGPRVAEALNIPYVTTITKLEIDGTNVKIERDVEGDTEVIETSLPVLVTAQQGLNEPRYPSLPGIMKAKKKPLEEVELDDLDLEEDDVEAKTKTIEIYLPPKKDAGKVLQGELQDQVKELVSLLHTEAKVI from the coding sequence ATGAACATCTACGTACTCATGAAACGAACATTTGATACAGAAGAAAAAATCGTAATTAAAAACGGTGCAATTTACGATGGCGAAGCGGAATTCATCATCAACCCTTACGATGAATATGCGATTGAAGAAGCAATTCAAGTAAGAGATGCACAAGGTGGAGAGGTTACTGTCGTAACAGTTGGTGGGGAAGATATTGAGAAAGAGCTTCGTACTGCATTAGCGATGGGCTGCGATAAAGCGGTGTTAATTAATATTGAAGATGATGTTGAAAATGGTGACCAGTTCACGACAGCAAAAGTACTTGCTGAATATTTGAAAGATAAAGAAGTAGATTTAATTTTAGGCGGGAACGTTGCGATTGACGGAGCGTCTGGACAAGTTGGTCCACGCGTAGCTGAAGCGTTAAATATCCCATACGTAACGACAATTACAAAACTTGAAATTGATGGTACAAATGTGAAAATTGAGCGTGATGTTGAAGGTGATACAGAAGTTATTGAAACATCATTACCAGTTTTAGTCACAGCGCAACAAGGTTTAAATGAACCTCGTTATCCATCGCTTCCAGGTATTATGAAAGCGAAGAAAAAGCCGCTAGAAGAAGTAGAATTAGATGATTTAGATTTAGAAGAAGATGATGTGGAAGCAAAGACAAAAACAATTGAAATCTATTTGCCTCCTAAGAAAGATGCAGGAAAAGTGTTACAAGGCGAGCTGCAAGATCAAGTAAAAGAACTTGTATCGTTGCTCCATACAGAAGCGAAAGTAATCTAA
- a CDS encoding enoyl-CoA hydratase produces MLKFLSVRVEDHIAVATLNHAPANAMSSQVMHDVTELIDQVEKDDNIRVVVLHGEGRFFSAGADIKEFTSVTEAKQATELAQLGQVTFERVEKCSKPVIAAIHGAALGGGLEFAMSCHMRFATESAKLGLPELTLGLIPGFAGTQRLPRYVGKAKACEMMLTSTPITGAEALKWGLVNGLFSEESFLDDTLKVAKQIAGKSPATTRAVLELLQTTKSSHYYEGVQRESQIFGEVFTSEDGREGVAAFLEKRKPSFSGR; encoded by the coding sequence ATGTTGAAATTCCTATCTGTAAGAGTTGAAGATCATATCGCGGTGGCGACGTTAAACCATGCTCCAGCGAATGCGATGTCTTCACAAGTTATGCATGACGTTACGGAGTTAATCGATCAAGTGGAGAAGGATGATAACATTCGTGTTGTTGTTCTTCATGGGGAAGGACGTTTCTTCTCAGCAGGAGCAGATATTAAAGAATTTACATCTGTTACTGAAGCGAAGCAAGCGACAGAATTAGCGCAACTTGGACAAGTTACGTTTGAGCGCGTAGAAAAATGTTCAAAACCAGTTATTGCGGCAATTCATGGAGCGGCACTTGGCGGCGGCCTTGAGTTTGCTATGTCTTGCCACATGCGCTTTGCTACTGAAAGTGCAAAACTTGGTTTGCCTGAATTGACACTTGGATTAATTCCTGGCTTTGCAGGTACACAGCGCTTACCACGTTATGTTGGGAAAGCGAAAGCTTGTGAAATGATGTTAACAAGTACGCCAATTACTGGTGCTGAAGCATTAAAATGGGGACTTGTTAACGGATTGTTCTCTGAAGAATCGTTTTTAGATGATACGCTTAAAGTTGCAAAACAAATTGCTGGAAAAAGTCCAGCAACAACTCGTGCTGTACTAGAGTTATTGCAAACGACGAAATCGTCTCATTATTATGAAGGTGTACAACGTGAATCACAGATTTTTGGTGAAGTATTTACGAGTGAAGATGGAAGAGAAGGTGTAGCAGCGTTTTTAGAAAAACGTAAGCCTTCATTTAGTGGCAGGTAG
- a CDS encoding TetR/AcrR family transcriptional regulator: MNDYSFSHLFEGDSKVKKNRPKYNQIIDAAVIVIAENGYHQAQVSKIAKQAGVADGTIYLYFKNKEDILISLFQEKMGEFVETIRQKIAGIESAVAKLFMLVETHFLLLSQNDPLAIVTQLELRQSNQDLRLKINEVLKGYLQVMDEILETGIKQGEFQADLNVRVARQMIFGTVDEVVTNWVMSDHKYDLVALSKTVHGLLIAACGYRQ, from the coding sequence ATGAATGACTATTCATTCAGTCATCTTTTTGAAGGGGACAGTAAAGTGAAGAAAAATAGACCGAAATACAATCAAATTATTGATGCAGCAGTCATTGTGATTGCGGAGAATGGATACCATCAAGCGCAAGTTTCTAAAATTGCAAAGCAAGCTGGAGTAGCTGATGGCACGATTTATTTATATTTTAAAAATAAAGAAGATATATTAATATCCTTATTCCAAGAGAAGATGGGAGAATTTGTTGAAACAATTCGTCAAAAAATAGCAGGAATTGAAAGCGCTGTAGCGAAGTTATTCATGTTGGTAGAAACGCACTTCTTGCTGTTGTCACAAAATGATCCTCTTGCTATCGTTACGCAATTAGAACTAAGGCAGTCCAATCAAGACTTGCGCCTTAAAATAAATGAAGTATTAAAAGGCTACTTACAAGTTATGGATGAGATTTTAGAGACAGGCATAAAGCAAGGTGAATTTCAGGCGGATTTAAATGTTCGCGTGGCAAGACAAATGATCTTTGGAACAGTAGATGAAGTTGTGACCAATTGGGTAATGAGCGATCATAAGTATGATCTGGTCGCACTTTCAAAAACGGTACACGGGTTACTTATTGCAGCTTGTGGTTATCGTCAATAA
- a CDS encoding long-chain-fatty-acid--CoA ligase — translation MEKPWLQSYPDEIPGTISYDIQPLHRYLEKMAARYPKKKALHFLGKDVIFSDFHDKVKKFANYLQRLGIEKGDRVAIMLPNCPQSVIGYYGTLLAGGIVVQTNPLYTERELEYQLHDSGAKVILCLDLVFPRVTNIQTATKLEHIIVTRIADFLPFPKNLLYPFVQKKQANLVVNVSESETIHLWKSVERESSANVEVPCDPENDLALLQYTGGTTGFPKGVMLTHKNLVSNTLMGAHWLYNCKEGEEVILGVLPFFHVYGMTAVMNLSIMQGYKMVLIPKFDMKMVFEAIKKHKVTLFPGAPTIYIALLNSPLLKEYDISSIQACISGSAPLPVEVQEEFERVTGGKLVEGYGLTESSPVTHGNFLWEKRVPGSIGVPWPDTEAIIMSLETGEALPPGEIGEIVVRGPQIMKGYWNKPEETAAVLQDGWLHTGDVGYMDEDGFFYVKDRKKDMIVASGFNVYPREVEEVLYEHEKVQEVVTIGVPDPYRGETVKAFVVLKEGVECSEEELDQFARKYLAAYKVPKVYEFRSELPKTTVGKILRRVLIDEEKRKNEDEQTG, via the coding sequence GTGGAAAAACCTTGGCTGCAGAGTTATCCAGATGAAATTCCAGGGACAATTTCTTATGATATTCAGCCACTTCATAGATATTTAGAGAAAATGGCTGCTCGTTATCCAAAAAAGAAAGCGCTTCACTTTTTAGGTAAAGATGTTATATTTTCAGATTTCCATGACAAGGTAAAGAAATTTGCGAATTACCTTCAAAGGCTTGGTATTGAAAAAGGCGATAGAGTTGCGATTATGTTACCGAATTGTCCGCAATCAGTAATTGGTTATTATGGTACTTTGCTTGCGGGGGGAATTGTCGTACAAACGAATCCTCTTTATACAGAAAGGGAGCTTGAGTACCAACTTCATGACTCGGGAGCAAAAGTCATTCTTTGCCTTGATTTAGTGTTTCCGAGAGTTACTAATATTCAAACTGCTACAAAGCTTGAGCACATTATCGTAACCCGTATTGCAGATTTTTTACCATTCCCTAAAAATTTACTTTATCCATTTGTACAAAAAAAGCAGGCAAATCTTGTTGTGAATGTGTCGGAAAGTGAAACAATTCACCTTTGGAAATCAGTAGAAAGGGAAAGTAGTGCTAATGTTGAAGTTCCATGTGACCCTGAAAATGATCTGGCTCTTTTACAATATACTGGTGGAACGACAGGTTTTCCAAAAGGAGTTATGTTAACGCATAAAAACCTTGTTTCCAATACTTTGATGGGTGCACATTGGTTATACAATTGCAAAGAAGGAGAAGAAGTGATCCTTGGTGTCCTTCCGTTTTTTCATGTGTACGGGATGACAGCTGTCATGAATTTAAGTATTATGCAAGGATATAAAATGGTGCTTATTCCGAAGTTTGATATGAAAATGGTTTTTGAAGCAATTAAGAAACATAAAGTTACACTATTTCCAGGAGCACCAACTATTTATATTGCTCTATTAAATAGTCCTCTTTTAAAAGAATATGATATTTCTTCAATTCAGGCTTGTATTAGTGGCTCTGCACCACTTCCTGTAGAAGTACAGGAGGAGTTTGAGAGAGTTACAGGTGGTAAATTAGTAGAAGGTTATGGATTAACTGAGTCATCACCAGTTACACATGGGAATTTTTTGTGGGAAAAACGAGTTCCGGGAAGTATTGGGGTACCGTGGCCAGATACAGAGGCAATCATCATGTCACTTGAAACAGGAGAGGCATTACCTCCGGGTGAAATTGGTGAAATTGTTGTAAGGGGCCCGCAAATTATGAAAGGGTATTGGAATAAGCCAGAGGAAACTGCAGCTGTATTGCAAGATGGATGGCTCCATACAGGTGATGTGGGATACATGGATGAAGACGGATTTTTCTATGTGAAAGATCGTAAGAAAGATATGATTGTTGCTAGTGGTTTTAACGTATATCCTCGTGAAGTAGAAGAAGTGTTATATGAACACGAAAAGGTGCAAGAAGTGGTAACAATCGGTGTTCCTGATCCGTACCGTGGGGAAACTGTAAAAGCGTTTGTTGTTTTGAAAGAAGGCGTAGAATGTTCTGAAGAAGAATTAGATCAGTTTGCACGTAAATATTTAGCAGCTTACAAAGTTCCGAAGGTATATGAGTTTAGAAGTGAGTTGCCGAAGACGACAGTCGGAAAAATTTTACGCCGTGTCCTAATAGATGAAGAGAAGAGAAAGAATGAGGATGAGCAAACGGGCTAA
- a CDS encoding collagen-like protein, with protein MTGPTGPTGVTGVTGPTGATGPTGVTGATGPTGSTGITGPTGATGATGPTGVTGATGPTGPTGPTGVTGATGPTGPTGATGITGPTGPTGATGITGATGPTGVTGPTGPTGPTGVTGVTGVTGPTGPTGVTGPTGPTGVTGPTGPTGVTGPTGPTGVTGPTGPTGVTGATGPTGPTGATGATGPTGVTGATGPTGPTGATGITGATGPTGVTGPTGPTGVTGVTGATGPTGPTGATGATGPTGVTGATGPTGVTGATGPTGVTGATGPTGPTGATGITGATGPTGVTGPTGPTGVTGVTGPTGPTGVTGATGPTGPTGATGVTGPTGPTGATGVTGPTGPTGATGVTGPTGPTGVTGATGITGATGATGTSITATYAFANNTSGTAISVLLGGTNVTLPNNQNIGPGITVSGGNTVFTAANAGNYYISYTINITASLLVSSRITINGAPLAGTINSPALATTSFSATIITTLAAGDAISLQLFGLLAVATLSTTTPGAVLTIIRLS; from the coding sequence ATAACAGGCCCGACAGGTCCAACAGGAGTAACGGGAGTAACGGGCCCAACAGGAGCAACAGGCCCAACAGGAGTAACGGGAGCAACAGGTCCAACAGGATCGACGGGAATAACAGGTCCAACGGGAGCGACGGGAGCAACAGGTCCAACAGGAGTAACGGGAGCAACAGGCCCAACAGGCCCAACAGGTCCAACGGGAGTAACGGGAGCAACAGGCCCAACAGGTCCAACGGGAGCGACGGGAATAACAGGCCCAACAGGTCCAACGGGAGCGACGGGAATAACAGGAGCAACAGGTCCAACGGGAGTAACGGGTCCAACAGGCCCAACAGGTCCAACAGGAGTAACGGGAGTAACGGGAGTAACGGGCCCAACAGGTCCAACAGGAGTAACGGGCCCAACAGGTCCAACAGGAGTAACGGGCCCAACAGGTCCAACAGGAGTAACGGGCCCAACAGGTCCAACAGGAGTAACGGGCCCAACAGGTCCAACAGGAGTAACGGGAGCAACAGGCCCAACAGGTCCAACGGGAGCGACGGGAGCAACAGGTCCAACAGGAGTAACGGGAGCAACAGGCCCAACAGGTCCAACGGGAGCAACCGGAATAACAGGAGCAACGGGTCCAACGGGAGTAACGGGCCCAACAGGTCCAACAGGAGTAACAGGAGTAACGGGAGCAACAGGCCCAACAGGTCCAACGGGAGCGACGGGAGCAACAGGTCCAACAGGAGTAACGGGAGCAACAGGTCCAACAGGAGTAACGGGAGCAACAGGTCCAACAGGAGTAACGGGAGCAACAGGCCCAACAGGTCCAACGGGAGCAACCGGAATAACAGGAGCAACGGGTCCAACGGGAGTAACGGGCCCAACAGGTCCAACAGGAGTAACGGGAGTAACGGGCCCAACAGGTCCAACAGGAGTAACGGGAGCAACAGGCCCAACAGGTCCAACGGGAGCGACGGGAGTAACAGGCCCAACAGGTCCAACGGGAGCGACGGGAGTAACAGGCCCAACAGGTCCAACGGGAGCGACGGGAGTAACAGGCCCAACAGGTCCAACGGGAGTAACGGGAGCAACCGGAATAACAGGAGCAACAGGAGCGACAGGTACAAGTATCACGGCAACATATGCATTTGCAAATAATACGTCGGGTACAGCAATATCAGTACTTCTTGGTGGAACGAATGTCACACTTCCGAATAATCAAAATATCGGCCCAGGTATTACAGTGTCTGGGGGGAACACAGTATTTACGGCTGCAAATGCTGGGAATTATTACATTTCATATACGATTAATATAACAGCGTCGTTATTAGTAAGTTCACGGATTACAATTAATGGAGCGCCGCTTGCTGGGACTATAAATTCTCCTGCGTTAGCAACCACATCTTTTAGTGCAACAATCATTACAACTCTTGCAGCAGGAGATGCTATTAGTTTGCAATTATTTGGATTGTTAGCTGTTGCAACATTATCAACGACTACACCTGGTGCAGTTTTAACGATTATAAGATTAAGCTAA
- a CDS encoding DinB family protein: MYQTIEDFLQSWKYEAESTQKMLNALTDESLSKEIAPGHWTLGRVAWHIVTAIPVMLSGTGLTFEGETKDYPVPTSAKTIADGYRKVNAAFVEALQSKWTDKDLATINDFFGRPMPNSIFLMTLINHQNHHRGQMTVLMRQADLTVPGVYGPAKEEWAAAGMEAPKM; this comes from the coding sequence ATGTACCAAACAATTGAAGACTTTTTACAATCATGGAAATATGAAGCTGAGTCTACTCAGAAGATGCTCAATGCATTAACCGATGAATCCTTATCAAAAGAAATTGCACCTGGGCATTGGACGTTAGGAAGGGTTGCTTGGCATATCGTGACGGCAATTCCAGTTATGCTATCTGGTACGGGACTTACATTTGAAGGAGAAACGAAAGATTATCCTGTTCCAACTTCAGCTAAAACAATTGCAGATGGGTATCGTAAAGTAAACGCAGCTTTTGTTGAAGCACTTCAAAGCAAATGGACTGATAAAGATTTAGCAACTATTAATGACTTCTTTGGCCGTCCTATGCCGAATTCTATATTTTTAATGACACTCATTAATCATCAAAATCACCACCGCGGGCAAATGACCGTTTTAATGCGACAAGCTGACTTAACAGTTCCTGGCGTATATGGTCCTGCAAAAGAAGAGTGGGCTGCAGCTGGAATGGAAGCTCCTAAAATGTAA
- a CDS encoding spore coat protein C: MNTKNKKITIRTLLLTSIIGVIGVSLYFTSYGTPWGKQTAITESKEYITKYFNLDAKVKNTSYNSKMDSYAIAFETIEDGEFTIEYKGPNNFNISPGVQEYLSKHYKFTE; this comes from the coding sequence TTGAATACAAAAAACAAAAAAATAACAATAAGAACTCTCTTACTAACTTCAATCATTGGAGTTATCGGTGTATCTCTTTATTTCACAAGTTATGGTACCCCTTGGGGAAAACAAACAGCAATTACTGAATCAAAAGAGTATATTACAAAATACTTTAATCTAGATGCAAAAGTCAAAAATACTTCTTACAATTCTAAAATGGATAGCTATGCAATCGCCTTTGAAACAATTGAAGATGGAGAGTTTACTATCGAATATAAAGGTCCCAATAACTTTAACATTTCTCCAGGAGTTCAAGAGTATTTAAGCAAACACTACAAATTTACAGAGTAG
- a CDS encoding ABC transporter permease produces MLRLMKLELKKFKLGWYVKRAVIANIVILALLIFVSIVAQIEGDPKIRDPQIILSMASALVRATFIIFGGVLIAKLIIDEYKSKTILLMFSYPINRKKMMASKLAITATLTFITVIVSNILVVGIFFGIDSYFSILPNSFTVDQLIQEGINLIPLAIATAGISLIPLYFGMRKRSVPATIVSSIIVVLIAINNPPIFPIATFLPLQFTFAAIGVAIAYYGIKNIEKEDITV; encoded by the coding sequence ATGCTACGTCTTATGAAGCTAGAATTGAAGAAGTTTAAGCTCGGATGGTATGTGAAGAGAGCGGTTATTGCGAATATCGTTATACTGGCACTACTAATCTTCGTTAGTATCGTTGCTCAAATAGAAGGGGATCCAAAAATAAGGGATCCGCAGATAATTTTGTCGATGGCTAGTGCGTTAGTAAGAGCAACATTTATTATTTTTGGTGGCGTACTAATAGCCAAGTTAATAATTGATGAATATAAAAGTAAAACAATACTACTCATGTTTTCTTATCCAATTAACCGAAAGAAAATGATGGCTAGTAAGTTGGCTATTACAGCGACATTAACATTTATAACAGTTATTGTATCTAACATTTTAGTAGTAGGAATTTTCTTTGGGATAGATAGTTATTTTTCAATTCTTCCTAATTCATTCACAGTAGATCAATTGATTCAAGAAGGGATAAATCTTATTCCTTTAGCCATTGCCACGGCAGGGATAAGCTTAATTCCTCTATATTTCGGGATGCGTAAACGTTCTGTGCCAGCTACAATCGTTTCTTCTATTATCGTTGTATTAATCGCAATTAATAACCCGCCCATATTTCCTATAGCGACGTTTCTTCCTCTTCAATTCACATTTGCAGCGATTGGAGTTGCGATTGCATATTATGGAATTAAAAATATAGAGAAGGAAGATATAACAGTATGA
- a CDS encoding DUF4097 family beta strand repeat-containing protein, protein MVKKIIVSAILLLIIASVVFGFKTFQGKDFKKEKSFEINNIKEIEVDNENWDIEFKSTEANKTVISAQGQRADKDLDPIEIEHEGNKVVIKQKQKATRFFNGFTFRKKNSISIAIPKKEIDKIVLNNKSGDVKISDIVVKSIVTKGKSGDEMIVGLSADKGEFISESGDLMLKDSSLQEVNITSTTGDNYVKNIKNENMNITSTSGEVLLKDMTEGKSLFVETKSGDIGVRYKGVPTSLKLMAKSNSSDIMVNVNGLKKDKNTEKVKEGTIGDAKNEVKILSETGAIYIN, encoded by the coding sequence ATGGTGAAAAAAATAATAGTAAGTGCTATTTTATTGCTTATAATTGCTAGTGTAGTTTTTGGGTTTAAGACATTTCAGGGGAAAGATTTTAAGAAAGAAAAGTCTTTTGAGATAAATAATATAAAAGAAATAGAAGTGGACAATGAAAACTGGGATATTGAATTTAAAAGCACAGAAGCTAACAAAACAGTCATTTCTGCTCAAGGCCAACGAGCAGATAAAGATTTAGATCCCATCGAAATAGAACATGAAGGAAATAAAGTTGTGATTAAGCAAAAACAAAAGGCGACCAGATTTTTTAATGGTTTTACGTTTCGGAAGAAAAATAGTATATCTATAGCTATTCCGAAGAAAGAAATAGATAAAATTGTATTAAATAATAAATCGGGCGATGTGAAAATAAGCGATATAGTAGTAAAAAGTATCGTGACAAAAGGCAAGTCTGGAGATGAAATGATTGTAGGACTATCGGCAGATAAGGGTGAGTTCATATCCGAAAGTGGAGATTTAATGTTAAAAGATAGTTCATTACAAGAAGTAAATATAACTTCTACTACTGGTGATAATTATGTGAAAAATATAAAAAATGAAAATATGAACATCACTTCAACATCTGGTGAAGTATTACTGAAAGATATGACAGAAGGAAAATCATTATTTGTAGAAACAAAATCAGGGGATATTGGCGTACGGTATAAGGGTGTTCCGACTTCTTTGAAACTTATGGCTAAAAGTAATTCGTCTGACATAATGGTGAATGTAAACGGACTTAAGAAAGATAAAAATACAGAAAAGGTAAAAGAAGGAACCATCGGTGATGCAAAAAACGAAGTGAAGATTTTAAGTGAAACAGGGGCGATTTATATCAATTAA
- a CDS encoding ABC transporter permease produces the protein MLRLMKLEWKKHKLSNYFKSVAICIIAIFAAVSLMGLGAKDEVDAALTDFTKYMTLANIFIRMTFLIFSSIILSRLVIDEYRNKTIQLLFMYPLQRKMLMRAKLTIVFSFCFVSMTIATFTISLLIYFMNPMMGLIETPITMGEIIATVPSTFISAFMISGISLIPLFFGMRKKSTPTTITSAVIIGMIINGNVGAGNGQVNMYDFIVIPIVLCLLGIFISYLSYRKIDKIDVA, from the coding sequence ATGCTTAGATTAATGAAGCTAGAGTGGAAAAAACATAAATTATCTAATTACTTTAAAAGTGTAGCAATTTGTATTATAGCAATTTTTGCTGCGGTAAGTCTTATGGGGTTGGGAGCGAAAGATGAAGTAGATGCGGCGCTCACTGATTTCACAAAATATATGACTTTAGCAAACATCTTTATTAGGATGACATTTCTTATTTTTAGTTCGATCATTTTGTCACGTTTAGTAATTGATGAGTATAGGAACAAAACAATACAACTATTGTTTATGTACCCACTGCAAAGGAAAATGTTAATGAGGGCGAAATTAACAATTGTTTTTAGTTTTTGTTTTGTGAGCATGACTATTGCTACTTTCACTATTAGTTTGCTCATATATTTTATGAACCCAATGATGGGACTGATTGAAACACCTATTACGATGGGTGAAATAATAGCCACCGTTCCGTCTACTTTTATAAGTGCATTTATGATATCTGGTATAAGTTTAATTCCTTTATTTTTTGGGATGAGAAAGAAATCGACACCGACAACGATTACTTCTGCAGTAATAATTGGAATGATAATTAACGGTAATGTTGGTGCTGGAAACGGTCAAGTAAATATGTATGATTTTATAGTTATCCCAATTGTGCTCTGTTTATTAGGAATTTTCATTAGTTATCTATCGTATCGTAAAATCGACAAGATCGATGTGGCGTGA
- a CDS encoding ABC transporter ATP-binding protein, giving the protein MTYILKTNQLTKVFKGNEVISSVNMHVKKGEIYGFLGPNGAGKTTIMKMITNLIKPTNGDIEIFGEKLTDTSYEVLKRMGTIIEYPIFYDKLTAKENLELHCEYMGYYDKNAIDHALNLVKLHGIDDKKVKDFSLGMKQRLGIARAIMTKPELLILDEPINGLDPIGIKELRDLFKMLCKEYGITLLVSSHILGEMEQMADTIGVIQNGKLIKEVSMKSINGKQTEYIEITVPDVKRAAYILEDKLAIKNYKIMSGNMIRVYEVAATQQAISKALIMNDVEIESINKKHSSLEEYFLNVMDGEGIHA; this is encoded by the coding sequence ATGACATATATATTAAAAACGAACCAGTTAACGAAAGTGTTTAAAGGGAATGAAGTTATTTCTAGCGTTAACATGCATGTGAAAAAAGGAGAGATTTACGGTTTTTTAGGACCGAACGGTGCTGGTAAAACAACGATTATGAAAATGATTACAAATTTAATAAAACCGACGAACGGTGATATTGAAATTTTCGGTGAGAAGTTAACAGACACATCTTATGAAGTATTAAAAAGAATGGGGACAATTATTGAATATCCAATCTTTTATGATAAATTAACGGCGAAGGAAAACCTAGAATTACATTGTGAATATATGGGGTATTACGATAAAAACGCAATTGATCATGCTTTAAATTTAGTAAAACTGCACGGTATAGATGATAAAAAAGTAAAAGATTTTTCATTAGGGATGAAGCAACGACTTGGTATTGCAAGGGCGATCATGACAAAGCCAGAACTACTCATTTTAGATGAACCGATTAATGGTTTAGATCCAATTGGTATTAAAGAGTTACGAGATTTATTTAAAATGCTTTGCAAAGAATATGGCATTACGTTATTAGTCTCTAGTCATATTTTAGGTGAGATGGAACAAATGGCAGATACAATTGGTGTGATTCAAAATGGAAAACTAATAAAAGAAGTTTCGATGAAGAGTATTAACGGAAAACAAACAGAGTACATTGAAATCACTGTTCCTGATGTGAAGCGTGCAGCTTATATTTTAGAAGATAAACTCGCTATAAAAAATTACAAAATAATGAGTGGAAACATGATTCGTGTTTATGAAGTGGCGGCGACGCAGCAGGCAATTTCAAAAGCACTTATTATGAACGATGTAGAAATTGAAAGTATTAATAAGAAACATAGTTCTTTAGAGGAGTATTTCTTAAATGTAATGGATGGAGAGGGCATTCATGCTTAA
- a CDS encoding HAMP domain-containing histidine kinase: MVVFLTVVIIILLIVIYVQYKIRKNSSRNLRYTYEKLNRIVKEQTGEKLLIMTDDTELQKLLVAINHLLDEKQKTNADHAKVEISMRKMLSNISHDLKTPLTVILGYTEMLNKDKTINEEEQQMLLEKVHTKTLEVMELIHKFFDLAKLESGDKAIEITKVNMNEVCREKILSFYDLVTTKGFHVHIDIPERNIYALGNVEVLGRVLNNLISNAITYGDDGKTLGMTLRDDETSVYIDVWDKGKGIDESHIDKVFERMYTLEDSRNRLYQGSGLGLTITKRLVEAMDGEIYLSSKPYEKTVFTVVLTKMQF; the protein is encoded by the coding sequence ATGGTTGTATTTTTAACAGTGGTGATTATTATATTGCTTATCGTTATTTACGTGCAATATAAAATTAGGAAAAATAGTAGTAGGAATTTACGCTATACGTATGAGAAGTTAAATCGAATTGTAAAAGAACAAACTGGTGAGAAGCTATTAATTATGACGGATGATACAGAATTGCAAAAACTATTAGTCGCAATTAATCATCTATTAGATGAAAAGCAGAAAACGAATGCAGATCATGCGAAAGTGGAAATTTCAATGAGAAAAATGCTTTCAAATATTTCACATGATTTAAAAACACCACTAACAGTTATTCTTGGATATACAGAAATGTTAAATAAGGATAAAACGATAAATGAGGAAGAGCAGCAAATGTTGCTTGAAAAGGTGCATACGAAAACGCTGGAAGTTATGGAACTGATTCATAAGTTTTTTGATTTAGCAAAATTAGAATCTGGTGACAAGGCAATTGAGATAACAAAAGTAAATATGAATGAAGTTTGCCGTGAGAAGATTTTATCTTTCTATGATTTAGTGACGACGAAAGGTTTTCATGTCCATATTGATATACCAGAAAGAAATATATATGCACTTGGAAATGTAGAAGTATTAGGCAGGGTATTGAATAATTTAATATCAAATGCGATTACATATGGGGACGATGGAAAGACACTCGGTATGACTTTAAGAGATGATGAAACGAGTGTGTATATAGACGTATGGGATAAAGGAAAAGGAATTGATGAATCTCATATTGATAAAGTGTTTGAGCGTATGTACACACTTGAAGATTCAAGAAATAGATTGTACCAAGGAAGTGGTCTAGGGTTAACGATTACGAAAAGGCTTGTGGAAGCGATGGATGGAGAAATTTATCTTTCTAGTAAGCCGTATGAAAAAACGGTTTTTACAGTTGTATTAACAAAGATGCAGTTTTAG